One Ranitomeya imitator isolate aRanImi1 chromosome 1, aRanImi1.pri, whole genome shotgun sequence DNA window includes the following coding sequences:
- the LOC138674571 gene encoding perilipin-2-like encodes MVFSAYVTTKDHHPYLKSVCGVAEKSVRSITSVAITGAMPILQKLEPQIALANNMACVGLDKIEEKLPILYQPPEKVVANASEAVVGARDAVIHSITGVVDKTKGAVQDGVEMTRAVVNGSINTVLGSRVVKIMSNRVDSALTRSESLLEHYLPPTDEELGKEATKTEGFDVSQDEPGHYVRLRSLTTKAHKRSYQQALTRIKDAKCRSKEAIAQLQNIVDLIEYARENMNNANQKIHDAQENVYNKWVEWTKSAGEEACGDTEGAEKIESRTLAVAQNLTQHLQTTCLSLVSSIQGLPQSIRNKAHGVGAMAAEVYQNFHTASSFKEMSDSLLTTTKDKITKIKANMDDVVDYIINNTTINWLMGKTHSCKLPGWFKDTREPMPVLQNRHADIPGQDEAVPTPEDEPMHPSSDPVNLKKKIASLISVAESGIKSDTASLKQIDLSSLSL; translated from the exons ATGGTGTTCTCTGCCTACGTGACCACTAAAGACCACCATCCCTACCTgaagtctgtatgtggcgttgcaGAGAAAAGTGTGAGGAGTATCACATCTGTGGCCATCACTGGTGCCATGCCAATCCTGCAGAAACTTGAGCCTCAAA TTGCTCTGGCAAACAATATGGCCTGTGTTGGACTGGACAAGATTGAGGAGAAGTTGCCTATTCTGTATCAGCCTCCTGAAAAG GTTGTGGCCAATGCCTCAGAAGCTGTTGTTGGTGCCAGAGATGCTGTAATCCATAGTATCACAGGAGTAGTGGATAAAACGAAGGGCGCTGTGCAGGATGGTGTGGAGATGACTAGGGCTGTTGTAAATGGCAGCATTAATACTGTTCTGGGAAGCCGTGTCGTGAAGATCATGAGCAACCGTGTGGATTCTGCACTAACAAGGTCCGAATCCCTTCTGGAACACTACCTGCCACCAACAGATGAGGAACTGGGTAA GGAAGCAACTAAAACAGAAGGTTTTGACGTGTCCCAAGATGAGCCTGGTCACTACGTGCGCCTGAGATCCCTCACTACTAAGGCCCACAAGCGTTCTTATCAACAAGCTTTGACCAGGATCAAGGATGCAAAATGCAGGAGTAAAGAAGCCATTGCCCAGCTCCAGAACATTGTTGACTTG ATTGAATATgcaagagaaaatatgaataatgcaAACCAGAAAATCCATGATGCTCAGGAGAACGTGTACAACAAGTGGGTGGAGTGGACTAAAAGCGCAGGAGAAGAAGCTTGTGGGGACACTGAGGGTGCAGAG AAAATTGAATCCCGCACACTGGCTGTTGCCCAAAATCTCACTCAACACCTGCAGACTACATGTTTGTCTCTGGTCTCCAGCATTCAAGGTCTACCACAAAGTATTAGAAATAAGGCTCATGGTGTTGGTGCTATGGCTGCAGAAGTCTACCAAAACTTTCACACTGCCTCATCCTTCAAAGAAATGTCTGACAGCCTATTAACCACAACAAAGGACAAGATCACCAAAATAAAGGCCAATATGGATGATGTAGTGGACTACATCATAAACAACACTACAATAAATTGGCTG atgggcaaaactcacagctgcaaGCTGCCTGGCTGGTTCAAAGATACAAGGGAACCCATGCCG gtCCTGCAGAACCGCCACGCAGACATCCCAGGACAAGATGAGGCggtgcccactcctgaagatgaaccaatgcacccctcttcggaccccgtaaacctaaaaaaaaaaattgcaagcctGATTTCTGTGGCAGAATCGGGAATCAAGTCTGACACCGCCAGCCTGAAACAAATAGACTTATCCAGCCTTTCTCTCTAA